One Haloarchaeobius amylolyticus genomic window, CCGCCACCGAACTCGGTCGCGAAGGCGCGCCGGTACTCGTCGCCGTCGAGCGTGGCGACGAACCGGAGGTCAGCAGGGGCGGGCGGGTCGACCGTCGTCTCGCCGTCGACGTGCGGCGCGACCGCGACGTCTGCGACGACGTACTGTTCTTCTGGGTCGGCGGCCACGTCGACGTGGGCGCCACTCTGGATGGTGGTCGTCCGGCGGGAGACGGCGACATCCTCGACGTCGATGCTGTAGCCCGGTCCCTCTGTCTCGGAGGTGCTGGTCGGCTCCGGGGTCGTCGCGGTCGGGTCCGTGACGCGGTCGGTCGGCTCCCGGTCGGTGCTCGTCCCCGGCCCGCCACCGGCGAGACAGCCAGCGCTGGTCGCGGGGAGGGCTGCCGCGGTCGCGGCGAGGAAACGACGTCTGTGCATAGCCACGAGTTTCAGGCGGACTGATAAGTGCTTTCAGCAAGGTGAAAGAGCGGTTGCAGGGTCGGCGGAGACGGCGGACCGCGACGAGACGGGGACCGGCTACCCGGTCACTCCCCGAACGCGGCCTGTTCCTCCTCGCGCAACTCGATGCGCCGTATCTTCCCACTGGAGGTCTTCGGCAGTTCGTCGACGAACTCGATTCTGCGGGGGTACTTGTACGGTGCCGTCTCCTCCTTCACGAAGTCCTGTATCTCCGCGATCAGGTCCTCGCTGCCCTCGTGGCCCTCTGCGAGGACCACGTAGGCCTTCACCACCTGCCCGCGCTCGTCGTGGGGGCTGCCGACCGCGGCGGCCTCGGTGACGGCCTCGTGGGCCACCAGCGCGTCCTCGACCTCGAAGGGGCCGATGCGGTAGCCGGCCGAGATGATGATGTCGTCGGCCCGCCCCTCGAAGAAGAAGTAGCCGTCCGCGTCGCGGGAGGCGAGGTCGCCGGTGCGGTAGTAGTCGCCGGAGAACGTCTGCTCGTCGAGGTGGGGCTTCTCGTAGTAGCCGTCGAAGATGCCCGGGCAGTCGACGGGGACGGCTATCTCGCCGATCTCGCCGGTGTCGACCTCGACCTCCTCCTGCGTGTCGATGATGGTCGTGCCCATGCCGGGGGCGGGCCTGCCCATGCTGCCCGGCTTCACGTCGATGCCGGGGTAGTTCGTGACGAGCGCGACCGTCTCGGTCTGGCCGTAACCGTCACGCGGGGTGACGCCGACCTCCTGTTCGAAGGCCTCGATGGGTTCGCGGTTGAGCGGTTCGCCGGCGGAGAGCGCGTCGCGCAGGGAGAGGTCCCACTGCGAGAGGTCCTCCTGGGCGAACATGCGGTACTGGGTCGGGACCGCACAGAGCTTCGTGACGCCCTCGCGTTCGAGCACGTCGAGGAACGTCGCGGGGTCGAACTCGCCCTGGTAGAGCAACTGGGTCGCGCCGCTGGTGAAGGCGACGCCGATGGGGCTCCAGAACCACTTCGCCCAGCCGGTGCCGGTGGTCGCCCAGAGCAGTTCGTCGTCGAGGTCGGTGTCGTCGTCGATGCCCCACCAGTACCGGGCGTTGACCCGGTTG contains:
- a CDS encoding acyl-CoA synthetase, with amino-acid sequence MALDYDHERESFEWDIPADYSLPAVAEEHADAIGDRIAVHFRDEAGTEASRTYAEVRDDMNRFATALAELGVDEGDRVMHLMPRHPDIFAIQLGAAKRGALLVPCSSMLKPKDIRFRATDCEATTVVCHADLTEMVDEVVADTPIENRIVVGDAVEGWERFDDLVAGKPIEHEGPTLGPQDPLSINYTSGTTGQPKPVLHRHRWTYAFNRVNARYWWGIDDDTDLDDELLWATTGTGWAKWFWSPIGVAFTSGATQLLYQGEFDPATFLDVLEREGVTKLCAVPTQYRMFAQEDLSQWDLSLRDALSAGEPLNREPIEAFEQEVGVTPRDGYGQTETVALVTNYPGIDVKPGSMGRPAPGMGTTIIDTQEEVEVDTGEIGEIAVPVDCPGIFDGYYEKPHLDEQTFSGDYYRTGDLASRDADGYFFFEGRADDIIISAGYRIGPFEVEDALVAHEAVTEAAAVGSPHDERGQVVKAYVVLAEGHEGSEDLIAEIQDFVKEETAPYKYPRRIEFVDELPKTSSGKIRRIELREEEQAAFGE